The proteins below come from a single Melospiza melodia melodia isolate bMelMel2 chromosome 12, bMelMel2.pri, whole genome shotgun sequence genomic window:
- the TM4SF1 gene encoding transmembrane 4 L6 family member 1 → MCFGRCARCVGYKLLILALLCIVANTLLYFPNGETRFASEHHLSKYVECLHGILGGGFLVLIPAAVFIGLHDDDCCGCFGREGCGKSCAMLSSVLAALVGILGSGYCIIISALGLSQGPYCLTHPERNWIYPFTDSSGGYLFEYNKWSECQEPQNIVQWNITLFSILLVLGGIEFILCFIQIINGILGGLCGLCCSHEETYVC, encoded by the exons ATGTGTTTTGGAAGGTGTGCTAGATGTGTTGGTTATAAGTTGCTCATCCTTGCCCTCCTCTGCATTGTGGCCAACACTTTACTTTATTTTCCCAATGGTGAAACAAGATTTGCTTCAGAGCATCACCTCAGCAAATATGTGGAGTGCCTTCACGGCATTCTAGGTGGAGGCTTTCTG GTACTCATTCCAGCTGCAGTGTTCATTGGGCTTCACGATGACGACTGCTGTGGGTGCTTTGGTCGTGAGGGCTGTGGAAAGAGCTGCGCG ATGCTGTCCTCAGTTCTGGCAGCCCTTGTTGGGATCCTTGGCTCTGGGTACTGTATAATCATTTCAGCGCTGGGCTTGTCTCAAGGACCGTATTGTCTTACCCACCCAGAAAGAAACTGGATCTATCCTTTCACTGACTCCTCTGGAGG GTACTTGTTTGAGTACAACAAGTGGTCTGAATGTCAGGAACCTCAAAACATCGTGCAGTGGAATATCACCCTCTTTTCCATCCTGCTCGTTTTGGGAGGAATAGAATTCATTCTGTGCTTCATACAGATAATCAATGGCATTCTTGGAGGACTGTGTGGGTTGTGCTGCAGTCATGAGGAG ACATATGTTTGCTAG
- the TM4SF18 gene encoding transmembrane 4 L6 family member 18: protein MALETCGNCFSCLLVPLALWSIVVNVLLYFPNGKALPAASYQFPNHEWYFEGICFSGVMILLLAVILITLECSVFYRCCQSESCNKTYRSFISIVLALLGIAFSGYSCIIFTLHLIQGPFCNSSSGWNYIFKDTAGGYLTDYPAWSKCTEPANIVEWNIILLSILIALSGLQLIICILKVAAELKRTLCGTYSVFVQAGIL from the exons ATGGCTTTGGAGACATGTGGAAACTGTTTCAGTTGCCTGCTGGTACCTCTTGCACTTTGGAGTATTGTTGTGAATGTCCTCCTATACTTTCCAAACGGGaaagctctgcctgctgccagTTACCAGTTCCCCAACCATGAGTGGTATTTTGAAGGCATCTGTTTCTCAGGTGTGATG ATCCTTCTTTTGGCAGTAATTCTAATAACACTGGAGTGTAGTGTATTCTATCGGTGCTGCCAGAGTGAGAGCTGTAACAAAACCTACAGG AGTTTTATTTCTATTGTGCTAGCCCTGCTTGGAATTGCTTTCTCAGGATACAGTTGCATCATTTTTACCCTGCATTTGATTCAAGGCCCTTTCTGCAATTCATCAAGTGGATGGAATTATATTTTCAAAGACACTGCTGGGGG GTACCTCACAGATTACCCTGCCTGGTCTAAGTGCACAGAACCTGCTAACATAGTGGAGTGGAATATAATTTTACTCTCGATTTTGATAGCACTCAGCGGACTGCAGTTGATCATCTGTATTCTCAAAGTAGCCGCTGAGTTGAAACGAACACTCTGTGGGACCTATTCTGTTTTTGTGCAG gCTGGAATTCTCTGA